A genomic window from Salvia splendens isolate huo1 chromosome 11, SspV2, whole genome shotgun sequence includes:
- the LOC121753829 gene encoding photosystem I reaction center subunit V, chloroplastic-like, whose translation MASALFSAPTFQGLRPLNKATDSSSLLLSKPASATFRRSGAGLAVKAELNPSLVISLSTGLSLFLGRFVFFNFQRENVAKQVPEQNGISHFEAGDVRAKEYVSLLKSNDPVGFNIVDVLAWGSIGHIVAYYVLATSSNGYDPSFFG comes from the coding sequence ATGGCCTCCGCCTTGTTCTCCGCCCCAACCTTCCAAGGCCTCCGCCCACTGAACAAGGCCACCGACTCCTCCTCCCTCCTCCTCTCCAAGCCCGCCTCCGCCACCTTCCGCCGCAGTGGCGCTGGATTGGCGGTGAAGGCGGAGCTGAACCCGTCGCTGGTGATAAGCCTGAGCACGGGGCTGTCGCTGTTCCTAGGCAGGTTCGTGTTCTTCAACTTCCAGAGGGAGAATGTGGCGAAGCAGGTGCCGGAGCAGAACGGGATCTCGCACTTCGAGGCCGGCGACGTCCGCGCCAAGGAGTACGTCAGCCTCCTCAAATCGAACGATCCTGTTGGATTCAACATCGTCGACGTGCTGGCGTGGGGATCCATCGGCCACATCGTCGCCTACTACGTTCTCGCCACCTCTAGCAATGGCTACGACCCCAGCTTCTTCGgttga